One window from the genome of Epinephelus fuscoguttatus linkage group LG3, E.fuscoguttatus.final_Chr_v1 encodes:
- the si:dkey-192k22.2 gene encoding uncharacterized protein si:dkey-192k22.2 isoform X2, translating into MCETDVDMTEIQSNISSSALKVHLEMSVELQLRDAETLNLTLYSSSNHSSLHLHPPEEGEEEEEKERDDEGQRKAFYCCLPVPPTSESANQSRCLLWLANQTVLTATAKERLLWKRKDEWQCMFRVIWLALLCLVMLTIVTTVLGQIYFRGHLCKKPKVQTIGYNITGQQLNDGEKHSEIIFSKGMIPQAYESRPWSGLSPIQEVDTQDEIETLLDGNVDHCYTAHLHHRCHPATSFTEEQA; encoded by the exons ATGTGTGAAACAGATGTGGACATGACAGAAATACAAAGCAACATCTCATCTTCAG CTTTAAAAGTACATTTGGAGATGTCAGTGGAGCTTCAACTCAGAGATGCAGAGACCCTGAATCTCACCTTGTACAGCAGCAGTAATCACAGCTCCTTACACCTCCACCCACCTGAGGAgggggaagaagaggaggagaaggagagggatgaTGAAGGACAGAGAAAGGCATTTTACTGCTGTCTCCCTGTCCCGCCCACCTCAGAGTCAGCCAATCAAAGCCGTTGTCTCCTTTGGCTCGCCAATCAAACAGTTTTGACTGCAACAGCAAAGGAAAGGCTGCTATGGAAACGGAAAG aTGAGTGGCAGTGTATGTTCAGGGTGATCTGGCTGGCTCTGCTGTGTTTGGTGATGCTGACTATAGTCACGACTGTGCTCGGACAAATTTACTTTAGGGGACACCTGTGCA AAAAGCCCAAGGTACAGACTATTGGTTACAACATCACTGGCCAGCAGTTGAACg ATGGTGAGAAACACTCAGAGATCATCTTTTCCAAAG GGATGATCCCTCAGGCCTATGAGTCCCGACCTTGGTCAG gactgTCACCCATTCAAGAAGTTGACACTCAAG ATGAGATAGAAACTCTGCTGGATGGAAATGTCGACCACTGCTATACAG CACATCTGCATCATCGCTGCCATCCCGCCACCTCCTTCACAGAGGAGCAGGCCTGA
- the si:dkey-192k22.2 gene encoding uncharacterized protein si:dkey-192k22.2 isoform X1: MTRAALVKLLILVILAFIICLPEFFTLYKVLKVKFLCFPYRPCERGNQVTKGENGKLGGAESRRKDICVPSQTPGSEKWEQACTEELQNNTTDPESDYERGEVDPEKSWFMCETDVDMTEIQSNISSSALKVHLEMSVELQLRDAETLNLTLYSSSNHSSLHLHPPEEGEEEEEKERDDEGQRKAFYCCLPVPPTSESANQSRCLLWLANQTVLTATAKERLLWKRKDEWQCMFRVIWLALLCLVMLTIVTTVLGQIYFRGHLCKKPKVQTIGYNITGQQLNDGEKHSEIIFSKGMIPQAYESRPWSGLSPIQEVDTQDEIETLLDGNVDHCYTAHLHHRCHPATSFTEEQA, encoded by the exons ATGACGAGAGCAGCACTCGTAAAACTCCTCATCCTCGTGATCCTTGCCTTTATCATTTGCCTCCCAGAATTCTTCACATTGTATAAAG TATTAAAAGTGAAATTCCTCTGCTTTCCCTACCGACCCTGTGAGCGAGGGAATCAGGTGACGAAGGGGGAAAATGGGAAGCTTGGGGGTGCTGAAAGTAGGAGAAAGGATATATGTGTCCCCTCGCAGACTCCAGGaagtgaaaaatgggagcaggCCTGCACAGAAGAGCTTCAAAACAACACTACAGATCCTGAGTCAGACTACGAGAGAGGAGAAGTAGACCCAGAAAAGAGCTGGTTCATGTGTGAAACAGATGTGGACATGACAGAAATACAAAGCAACATCTCATCTTCAG CTTTAAAAGTACATTTGGAGATGTCAGTGGAGCTTCAACTCAGAGATGCAGAGACCCTGAATCTCACCTTGTACAGCAGCAGTAATCACAGCTCCTTACACCTCCACCCACCTGAGGAgggggaagaagaggaggagaaggagagggatgaTGAAGGACAGAGAAAGGCATTTTACTGCTGTCTCCCTGTCCCGCCCACCTCAGAGTCAGCCAATCAAAGCCGTTGTCTCCTTTGGCTCGCCAATCAAACAGTTTTGACTGCAACAGCAAAGGAAAGGCTGCTATGGAAACGGAAAG aTGAGTGGCAGTGTATGTTCAGGGTGATCTGGCTGGCTCTGCTGTGTTTGGTGATGCTGACTATAGTCACGACTGTGCTCGGACAAATTTACTTTAGGGGACACCTGTGCA AAAAGCCCAAGGTACAGACTATTGGTTACAACATCACTGGCCAGCAGTTGAACg ATGGTGAGAAACACTCAGAGATCATCTTTTCCAAAG GGATGATCCCTCAGGCCTATGAGTCCCGACCTTGGTCAG gactgTCACCCATTCAAGAAGTTGACACTCAAG ATGAGATAGAAACTCTGCTGGATGGAAATGTCGACCACTGCTATACAG CACATCTGCATCATCGCTGCCATCCCGCCACCTCCTTCACAGAGGAGCAGGCCTGA